The following nucleotide sequence is from Manis pentadactyla isolate mManPen7 chromosome 13, mManPen7.hap1, whole genome shotgun sequence.
AGGAGGTATAGGGCAGGCAAGCTGATCTTTTGAAGTCTTATTGGGGAGACTACAGGGTGAGGAAAATTAAACCCCTGGACCTATGAAGGGAATGGGGTTCCCTCTTCCTGGGAGCTCCCCCTCGCCCCATTTCCTTGCCCTGACTTTCATCTCCACATGGCTCTGTGGAGACCCCAGCACCAATGGTGTTTTGTGCCCTGACCACGGTGCTATCTTTACTACTTTCTCTCCCATCCTGGCAGCTTTCCCAGGGAAATCTTTCCATTCCTAAGAAGGCCCTGACATTTGTATTATCTTCAGACCCCACAAAACCTGGATCTGCTCTAGGTTTCTGACAAATTTTCAGAAAATCTGTCCAGAACCAGTAATTCACAAATTTCCAATAATTCTGTAAGGTGACTCCAAGTGGATTCAGAATCTCTTGGAAGTCTCCTCTGATTTCATACACCAACTTATGATAGGAGTAGGCATGTTTCGCCTCTTAACAGGTGTGTCTTTTATTCCTAGGTCTCTCATTCCTTTGGGGCTGCTTTCTGGGGCAAAGGACAGGCTTGCTTCCTCTGGCCCTTGCTAGTGGCTTTTGTAAGACTGTACCAAACCAATGCTTGCTGCTGACCTGAGCTCTAGTCTCTCTAACTCTGGCTGTGGAAGGAAGCCATTTGTTTGAGCTtacaagtttttttatttttaaaatatgatttcagaTTTGTTGAGGGTTGGCAGTCCTCTttcccttttctattttcttataagaAATCTCAGAGAAAAAAATTCGGGCAAAACACCAATGTTTTGTGCACTGATACCACTGAAAAGGATGCGACTTACTAGAACAAGGAAGGGTAGTTCAATTGGAAGAGCTGGTTGCATAGCTGATTGGATTCAGTTGTGATTAGAACGGGGATGATGGAATTTGGGTGGGGCTGATTTGATTAGAATTTTGAAGAGACTTATAAATCCTGATCAGCAGTGTGTTTCATTTGGAGAGGTTTTTTTGAGAAGAGAGTATATGTTTTCTTGAGAGAAAATAATCTCTAATTTTATCCTAAACTACCAGAAGAGATCTCACTGAAAAGATCATATTTAAGCTCAGCCTTGAAGGGGTAGGAGAGCTGCCTATGTGTAAAGAGCATCAGGTAGGAGGAGGAGTGCAGGCTCTTCTGAGACCCAGCCAGGAACAGGAGAAAGCCCGGGGAAGGGCTGATGGTGGCCCAGATCACACAGGGACCTTCAGAACATTTGGAGGATTCTAAGTAGGATGGAATAAGCATGTCCAAAATTTAAGGTAAAAACAGATTATTTGTGGAGGGGAAAACTAGGAAATTAGAAGAAAGGACCACTTGAGATCAGGCTAATGAGAGAGTTTGCTGATATATATGTTTTTCTACCTTAAACAAGAGAATGTTTCTCTTGTTTCACTGCTAAGGAcacttgctatttgtttttacaTTGAAACACTTAATCTTACTGTAGAAATTTTTCTGAATGGTTTTCAAGTAAGGAGTTTTcaaatcatgaatgaatgttcaaTTTTATGAAATTCTTTTTTGGTACCTATaagatgttatttttcatttccttcattaatATTCTGATTATATCATTAGATCTTGTGatgttgaatcatccttgcattcctgagatacaGTCTATTTGATCACGGTGTATTATTCTTTTAGCATTTTGCTTTATTGGTTAGATAATATTCTATTTAGCAAGCTTTCATTTATGCTTTATTTTCTGTTGTCCTTTTCCAGTTTGGCAATCAGTTAAGTATAGCCTCATCTGAGTAGCTTTACAACCTTTTCTATAGCATGAAAGATTTGTATAATcagttgttttcttaaaaatttgctaGGTTCATCTATAAAAGTTGTGTCTCAGAGTTTTTTAAGGGTAATACTTTGATCCATATTCTTAATTGGGCTATTTgagctttcttattttttcttggatccattttgTGTATGTTTCCTCTCTAGAAAATTGTCTTCTTATCTGTTGAAAATGTTGATGTCAGATGCTCATAAGATTCTCTTGAGATTTAGAAAAATTCTCCACTGTATTACTAGATCTGTGCACTGTTTAATTCCTAGTattgtttatttctactttttatccTTTCTTATCAGTTATGCTCATGGTTTGTTGCATTTCTTAGTCTCTTCAAATGACATTTTTGGCCATCATCCTTCTGTTttctatgtattatttttcattaattcatcTTCATTCTTATTTCTTTACTCCTTCTTCCATTTCCTAGCTTCTTCAATGAaatgtttaattcatttattttcactcttccttttccttttaatgcaatgaaatgtcTCTTAGTCTTCAGTGCTTCTCACTCTAAACTCTGTTTTTAAGTAAACATATGGAAATTTGTGAAAATCATAACAGCCAGATGAATGATCACAATTAGCTTTCTGATGGCTGTGTAACCAGCACCGAGAttccaaacaaaatattaacGTTTCTCCAGAGACCCCCCTCATGTTCCCACTCACAACCTCTATTTCTCAAAGGTAGCCACTGCCTCCTTCTTTATATATAGGTacagaaaaagatgaaattttaCGTAAAATTGGAATAATGGATTTGATATTCTTTTAGGTCTGGATAATATTGCCCTGTATTATGTTTGCAAAATTATCCCTATATGTTCATGTAATTTGCAGTGctctattgtattccattgtaggaCTGTACCACAATGTATgtccattctactgttgatggacatttgggttgtctccAGTATTtgctactagaaataatattgtTATGAGCATTATTGGAGGTGACTTCCCATGCACAGCTGTGAAGATTACCTAGACAAGTGGTAACAGTTGAATCACAGCACATGCGTATGTCCTATCTTACACATGCATAAGTTCAATTTTAGTAGATACTGTCCAAATAGTTTCCCAAAGTATGATTTCCATTCCTTCTATGAGGGTATGAGAATTCCCATTGTTCTACATCAACACCACATCCTATATTGTCAATCTTATAAAATTTtagcctttctttgagtgtgggATAATATCCCATGGTGGGATCCCATGGTATTTTATTTGTAGCTCCTGAATAAATTTCTCCAAACATTAATGTTCAAGCTTTTGTAttctttcttctaggttttgtttTAAACACTGTCCTGGAGACACTGCATTTGGAAGACCATACACCCAGGACTGGGTGAGTCAGGAGGCCTCAGAGAACAAACCCCAGTGCCAGCTGAGGAACATCACAGAGTTGCACGTTCAGCCTCCTGTATCAGCTTCTGCCCAGAGGGCAGTCTCCTGGGGAAGCAGCAAGCCCAAAAACTATCATCTCATTTGCATCAGAGTCCACAGGTGGTTCCTGCTGATTCAAAGACACTCAAACCAATTTTGGGATAATAGCATTTTCCACCATGCTCAACCATCCAGACCATACCTGAAGACTTGAGAGTTTGTTCTTCGTTATGGAAGCCATGATGTCTCAGGCAAACTGTACCCAGAACCCAAGTTGTAGAATCATGACCTTCTACCCAACTGaagaagagtttaatgattttgagaaatatattatttatatggaatctcaaggTGCACACAGAGCAGGTGTGGCCAAGATAATCCCCCCCAAGGGGTGGGAAGCCAGGAAGACCTATGATGACATCAGTGACATCCTaatcccctctcccctccagcaGGCAGTCTCAGGCAGGGCTGGTGTGTTCACTCAATACTCCAAGAAGAAGAAGGCCATGACGGTTGAGGAGTATCGCCACCTAGCGAACAGTGCTAAATATCAGGCACCCCCACACTCAGATGTTGACGATTTGGAGCGAAAATTCTGGAAAACCCGGCTCTACAGTTCACCGATCTATGGCGCTGATGTCAACGGCTCCTTATTTGATGCAAACACCAAGCAGTGGAACCTCAGACACCTGGGAACCATTCAGGatctgctggagcaggagtgtGGGGTGGTCATCGAAGGCGTCAACACACCCTACCTGTACTTTGGCATGTGGAAGACCACGTTCGCGTGGCACACTGAGGACATGGACTTGTACAGTATCAACTATGTGCACTTCGGGGAGCCCAAAACATGGTATGCAGTGCCCCCGGAGCATGGCTGGCGCCTGGAACACCTGGCCAAGAAGCTCTTCCCGGCCAGTGCCCACAGCTGCGGGGCCTTCATGCGGCACAAGGTGGCCCTCATGTCTCCCACTGTCCTCAGGGACAACAGGATCCCCTTCAGTCGCATCACGCAGCAGGCTGGTGAGTTCATAGTGACATTTCCGTACGGGTACCATGCTGGCTTCAACCATGGCTTCAACTGCGCGGAGGCCATCAACTTCGCCATGCCGCGCTGGATCGACTATGGCAAAGCGGCCTCTCAGTGCAGCTGCGGGGAGGCCAGGGTCAGCTTTCCCATTGATGTCTTTGTGCGCACCCTGCAGCCCGACCGCTATGAGCTCTGGAAGCGCGGGCAGGACCGGGCAGCTGTGAACCATGTGGTGCCCACTGCAATGGGCAGCCAGGAGCTGGGCGCCTGGAAGGAGGTGTGGGCGACCAGGAGAACTGCTCTGGGCCTCCGGGACCTGCCGCCCCGCCGCTCACTGAGCCCTGCCAGGCAGGTGGCCGCGGGGCGAGGGGGCCACCGCCGTGCCCCTAGGCTCCCCACGTCTCAGCGCAGCGTGCGGGCCTCTGCTCCTACCTCTGTGGCTCAGGGCGGGGACGCCTCTTCTCAGTCCCCAGAACGCAGCTCAGCCCTGCTGACAACCCAGGGCCCATCCGACCTGGGTCTCCACCCAACTGGCAGGCGTGGTCCTGGCCGTCGTCCTCGGGAGCAGGGGACTCAGGAGCTGACTGACCAGGCCCCGGCCAAGAGGCGCCTCTTGCTCAGCACAGCATGCGTAGCTCAGGATCCCGATGCTCAGGCCCTGTCTTTGGACAGACCCTCACTGGACAACACTGCACCACTGAGCCCTGCGTCCCCGCATTCTGCTAAGGCTTCCGGGTGCTGCAGTGTCCCTGCACCCTAAGCCCAGGGGACGTTTTGGTAGCCCACTTCTCTTACGTGTGGAGGCTCCCTAAGACTGAGCACATGTacacctcagagcctttgcaacGTGCGGTGCTGCCATGGGACCTGCTGAgtccacattatttacaacaaacAGCTTATTCTTCCTCCCAGACACCATTACCTCTTTTGACACTGCTGATTTCTCTGTTACCTATGAGGTTTCATCCACTGGATGCTTGTCTCTGCAAATGAGGCCCCACAGACATTGCCAAAGCCTGACTGCACCTAAACCCCCATTCTCTCAGCCAGCTCTGGGTGCTGCTGTGATTTGGATGAATCCTGGACTTTGGTTCCCCTCTgatctcttcccttccctctttccctctcctccccactttcTTAGAAGACCAGGCCCTTTTGACCAGTTAGGTCTGTAGAGGCTCAGaaaataattatgtttctgagtCATTGGTGCCTTTAAAATGTATCACCAgcaatttttttcaaaactatATTAAAGGTAACCAAACTGTTGAAATCTGATTTTATTTCTAATGTCATCCATTCAGCCAGTGAAGAATGAGGGTTATTCTTTTCTGCACTCTTCTTAATAGTTATATCAAAACATTTCCAACAAAACTTATTTTTATGGGCTGGTTATATTGTGTTGGTGAATTTGGTGAATGTTGGTGATGTTGGTGAATGATTTGGGGGGATTGCTTGTTGGgttctggctggctggctggaggggGGATTTGGTTTGCCAGCCATATCTAAGGATGACTTGGTGGAAACCACCCGGGAAACTGTGTACCTGGCCAGGCAGTGCaccccaagttgccgggagagaTGAGCAAGCACAGAACAGAAGAGCCATTGTCTTGCTCTGAGTCTCCACTTCCTTTTCAACACTATATATTTCACATGGTTAATTCATTGATTCATCCCAATAAGCAAGTCCACTGCTAAATGAACATGACAACACCAACTGGCAACATGTGCTGTGAAGAAGTAAAGGGGATGGGATCACAGAGCAGAACGGGCAGGCTGGCCTTCTGTAGGTGGCCTGGGAAAGTGTCCTGGAGCAGGAGACCTTCCTGAGACCCAGTCGGCGAGAAGGAAGGTCCAGAGCTGACTCTCACTTAAAGGAAACAGCAAGTATAATAGACCTAATGTGGGACTTGATGGCTTTGTTTCCTTAATAGAAAGGAAGCTCATTTGTGTCTGGGgcagaggaagagggagggaggcagggtctGAGGCATGTAGGCACTTGTGattcatttgaaatatttgaaaagcatAAACTA
It contains:
- the LOC118921093 gene encoding lysine-specific demethylase 4D-like, producing the protein MEAMMSQANCTQNPSCRIMTFYPTEEEFNDFEKYIIYMESQGAHRAGVAKIIPPKGWEARKTYDDISDILIPSPLQQAVSGRAGVFTQYSKKKKAMTVEEYRHLANSAKYQAPPHSDVDDLERKFWKTRLYSSPIYGADVNGSLFDANTKQWNLRHLGTIQDLLEQECGVVIEGVNTPYLYFGMWKTTFAWHTEDMDLYSINYVHFGEPKTWYAVPPEHGWRLEHLAKKLFPASAHSCGAFMRHKVALMSPTVLRDNRIPFSRITQQAGEFIVTFPYGYHAGFNHGFNCAEAINFAMPRWIDYGKAASQCSCGEARVSFPIDVFVRTLQPDRYELWKRGQDRAAVNHVVPTAMGSQELGAWKEVWATRRTALGLRDLPPRRSLSPARQVAAGRGGHRRAPRLPTSQRSVRASAPTSVAQGGDASSQSPERSSALLTTQGPSDLGLHPTGRRGPGRRPREQGTQELTDQAPAKRRLLLSTACVAQDPDAQALSLDRPSLDNTAPLSPASPHSAKASGCCSVPAP